One genomic window of Panicum hallii strain FIL2 chromosome 6, PHallii_v3.1, whole genome shotgun sequence includes the following:
- the LOC112897580 gene encoding uncharacterized protein LOC112897580, with product MRNRDSQNVVSSSDEMIEDGDSAEDMGDADSDIGDEDMGDADSDIIYLEEFRSPDETESKDDEEELDDDEFEAHNYNQSLEAPDKDKKAGGVEEKWPEAKHTTRDIVDILDDDYDLQVEHGLVTRWALLNYSSLTNIRSRRFLAKLQYTCLSLGMAKFATWPKREFRETVGLVAIEELLDVLKIELVLLIPPFLGYNDAIFFNSFHKKNKEWPKRLFFFRNGLEEGEFGHICQQEIDAIKQACASFDVSVTYVVVMQIHGTKLHSAMCKYKFLCRHTTEEISNVVYYCVAHDDNHFPTGELQVLTSQLCTFRHHRKNPYSGTDVLHFQEYCRRIEKMRTSKNGEMRMTTLL from the exons ATGAGAAACAGGGACTCTCAAAACGTCGTCAGTAGCTCGGATGAGATGATAGAAGATGGTGACTCAGCAGAAGATATGGGAGATGCTGACTCAGACATAGGAGATGAAGATATGGGAGATGCTGACTCAGACATCATTTACTTGGAAGAATTCCGTAGTCCAGATGAGACGGAAAGCAAAGATGATGAGGAAGAGTTAGATGATGATGAGTTTGAAGCACACAATTACAACCAATCTCTAGAGGCCCCAGATAAAGATAAAAAGGCAGGAGGAGTCGAAG AAAAGTGGCCAGAAGCAAAGCACACCACCAGAGACATTGTTGATATCCTTGATGATGATTATGACCTGCAG GTTGAACATGGACTCGTGACACGCTGGGCATTGTTAAATTATTCATCTTTGACTAATATAAGGTCACGAAGGTTTCTAGCTAAGCTTCAGTATACATGTTTGTCCTTGGGAATGGCG AAATTTGCTACGTGGCCAAAAAGGGAATTTAGAGAAACTGTTGGCCTTGTTGCTATAGAAGAATTGTTGGATGTGCTCAAGATAGAACTTGTACTCCTGATTCCACCCTTCCTTGGATACAATGATG CCATTTTTTTTAATTCCTTCCACAAGAAAAACAAAGAATGGCCTAAGAGGTTATTCTTCTTCAG AAATGGACTAGAGGAAGGCGAATTTGGCCACATTTGCCAGCAAGAAATAGATGCTATTAAACAG GCTTGTGCCTCCTTTGATGTGTCAGTCACATATGTGGTTGTGATGCAGATTCATG GAACTAAGCTTCACTCTGCTATGTGTAAGTATAAGTTCTTGTGCCGCCATACTACTGAG GAAATCTCCAACGTGGTCTATTATTGTGTTGCTCATGATGACAACCATTTTCCGACAGGTGAACTTCAGGTTCTAACATCACAACTTTGCACCTT CCGTCATCATCGGAAGAACCCATATAG TGGTACCGACGTACTACACTTTCAAGAATATTGTAGGAGAATTGAGAAAATGAGGACTAGCAAAAATGGGGAGATGAGAATGACTACTCTACTCTAG